One genomic window of Cupriavidus malaysiensis includes the following:
- the rnpA gene encoding ribonuclease P protein component: MPAHAFPKAVRLTKTDEFSSVFALRPRRRSQHFVLYVRPNGLPQARLGLVTGKKFAPRAAERNLVKRMARELFRLRQDQLAGRDVLLRLQAKFPRADFSSRAAIRRACLAEIGALLDVAARPLPPPVQPAPAGAHPPAAAPTA; encoded by the coding sequence GTGCCCGCCCATGCCTTTCCCAAAGCCGTAAGGCTGACAAAGACGGATGAGTTTTCATCCGTTTTTGCTTTGCGGCCCCGTCGCCGCAGCCAGCACTTCGTGCTCTACGTGCGCCCCAACGGGCTCCCGCAGGCACGACTGGGGCTGGTGACGGGCAAGAAATTCGCCCCGCGCGCGGCCGAGCGCAACCTGGTCAAGCGCATGGCGAGGGAACTGTTCCGCCTGCGGCAGGACCAACTTGCCGGCCGCGACGTACTGCTGCGCCTGCAGGCCAAGTTCCCACGCGCGGACTTTTCCAGCCGCGCCGCCATCCGCCGGGCCTGCCTGGCCGAGATCGGCGCGCTGCTGGATGTGGCCGCGCGGCCGCTGCCGCCACCGGTGCAGCCCGCCCCCGCGGGCGCGCACCCGCCGGCCGCGGCGCCGACCGCCTAG
- a CDS encoding organic hydroperoxide resistance protein — translation MSIEKVLYRAQAQATGGRDGRAVSSDGVLDVKLTTPRELGGAGGDGTNPEQLFAAGYSACFIGALKYVAAQQKIALPAETSITGKVGIGAISSGFGIEVELQISLPGIDRAVAQGLVDKAHTVCPYSNATRGNIDVTLTLA, via the coding sequence ATGTCGATCGAAAAAGTCCTCTACCGCGCCCAGGCCCAGGCAACCGGCGGCCGCGACGGCCGCGCCGTCTCGTCCGACGGCGTGCTTGACGTCAAGCTGACCACCCCGCGCGAACTCGGCGGCGCCGGCGGCGACGGCACCAATCCCGAGCAGCTGTTCGCCGCGGGTTACTCGGCCTGCTTCATCGGCGCGCTGAAGTACGTGGCCGCGCAGCAGAAGATCGCCTTGCCGGCCGAGACGTCGATCACCGGCAAGGTCGGCATCGGTGCCATCTCCAGCGGCTTCGGCATCGAGGTGGAACTACAGATCTCGCTGCCGGGCATCGACCGCGCGGTGGCCCAGGGCCTGGTCGACAAGGCGCACACCGTGTGCCCCTACTCCAACGCCACGCGCGGCAATATCGACGTGACGCTGACCCTGGCCTGA
- the dnaN gene encoding DNA polymerase III subunit beta, which yields MQLVKTSRDNLLRPLQIVSGIVERRHTLPILANLLIRKSGANVSFLSTDIEIQITTHAECGVGSDSVATTVAARKLLDILRAMPDGDVALSLNDKRMTVQSGKSRFALQTLAAEEFPTVAEASEFNATVTLPQKTFKHLLAMVHFAMAQQDIRYYLNGMLLVVDGKKVMAVATDGHRLAYCGVELDQEAAGAGARQEVIIPRKTILELQRLLEDTDDPVQVQLAANQIKFTFANVELISKLVEGKFPDFQRVIPKGYKNAFAIDRVQLQQALQRTAILTTDKFKGVRCILSTHTLKISSTNADQEEAQEELELDYSGDALDIGFNVTYLLDVLGNLKSEQVQVSLGDSNSSALITVPDDDNFKYVVMPMRI from the coding sequence ATGCAATTGGTCAAAACCTCGCGAGACAACCTGCTGCGACCGCTGCAAATCGTGAGCGGCATCGTGGAGCGCCGCCACACCCTCCCGATCCTGGCCAACCTGCTGATCCGCAAGTCGGGGGCCAACGTTTCCTTCCTCTCGACCGATATCGAGATCCAGATCACCACCCATGCCGAGTGCGGCGTGGGCAGTGACAGCGTGGCCACCACCGTGGCCGCGCGCAAGCTGCTCGACATCCTGCGCGCCATGCCCGACGGCGACGTCGCCCTGTCGCTCAACGACAAGCGCATGACCGTGCAGTCCGGCAAGAGCCGCTTCGCGCTGCAGACGCTGGCCGCCGAGGAATTTCCCACCGTGGCCGAGGCGAGCGAGTTCAACGCCACCGTCACGCTGCCGCAGAAGACCTTCAAGCACCTGCTCGCCATGGTCCACTTCGCCATGGCCCAGCAGGACATCCGCTACTACCTGAACGGCATGCTGCTGGTGGTGGACGGCAAGAAGGTCATGGCCGTGGCCACCGACGGCCACCGCCTGGCCTACTGCGGCGTGGAGCTGGATCAGGAAGCGGCGGGCGCCGGCGCGCGCCAGGAAGTCATCATCCCGCGCAAGACCATCCTGGAACTGCAGCGCCTGCTCGAGGACACCGACGATCCCGTGCAGGTCCAGCTCGCCGCCAACCAGATCAAGTTCACCTTCGCCAACGTGGAGCTGATCTCCAAGCTGGTGGAGGGCAAGTTCCCCGATTTCCAGCGCGTGATCCCGAAGGGCTACAAGAACGCCTTCGCGATCGACCGCGTGCAGCTGCAGCAGGCGCTGCAGCGCACCGCCATCCTGACCACCGACAAGTTCAAGGGTGTGCGCTGCATCCTCAGCACCCACACGCTGAAGATCAGCTCCACCAACGCGGACCAGGAAGAAGCCCAGGAAGAACTCGAACTCGACTATTCGGGCGACGCCCTGGATATCGGCTTCAACGTGACCTACCTGCTCGACGTGCTCGGCAACCTCAAGAGCGAGCAGGTGCAGGTCTCCCTCGGCGACTCGAATTCGAGCGCGCTGATCACCGTGCCGGATGACGACAACTTCAAGTACGTCGTCATGCCGATGCGCATCTGA
- the gyrB gene encoding DNA topoisomerase (ATP-hydrolyzing) subunit B: MTEQQKPQQENSYGASSIQILEGLEAVRKRPGMYIGDTSDGTGLHHLVFEVLDNSIDEALAGYCTEIQVTIHTDNSISIVDNGRGIPPDVKFDDKHEPKRSAAEIAMTELHAGGKFNQNSYKVSGGLHGVGVSCVNALSKWLRLTVRRDGKVHLLEFAQGAVQNRLVESATGTDGQPVEVSPMKVTGATDKRGTEVHFLADEAIFTNVEFHYEVLSKRIRELSFLNNGVHIRLTDQRTGKEEDFAFSGGVKGFVEYINRAKTTLHPTIFYANAEKDGIAVEVAMQWNDGYNEQVLCFTNNIPQRDGGTHLTGLRAAMTRVINKYIEENEIAKKAKVETTGDDMREGLACVLSVKVPEPKFSSQTKDKLVSSEVRLPVEELVSKALTDFLLETPADAKIICSKIVDSARAREAARKAREMTRRKGVLDGIGLPGKLADCQEKDPAMSELFLVEGDSAGGSAKQGRDRKFQAILPLKGKILNVERARFDKMLSSQEVLTLITALGTGIGKDDYNLDKLRYHRIIIMTDADVDGSHIRTLLLTFFYRQMPDIIERGYVYIAQPPLYKVKHGKEERYIKDDTELNAYMLRLALEKAALARPDGSEISGEALGELARQYQLAEGVIGRLSRIVDSDALRAIADGITLDLDSAAAAEASAVALKAKLAEMHAKTLSGAAVNNDGTADVYAQFDEKTDKHRLMIARRQHGNVRLSHLDADFVHGADYAALAKAAQTFQGLIPDGTKVRRGEGDKQRDQTVGDFHAAMTWLLSEAERGVSRQRYKGLGEMNPEQLYETTLDVTQRRLLKVQIEDAIAADQIFTTLMGDEVEPRRNFIESNALVARNIDV, encoded by the coding sequence ATGACCGAACAGCAGAAACCGCAACAGGAAAACAGCTACGGAGCCTCCTCGATCCAGATCCTGGAAGGCCTGGAGGCGGTGCGCAAGCGTCCCGGCATGTACATCGGCGACACCTCCGACGGCACCGGCCTGCACCACCTCGTGTTCGAGGTGCTGGACAACTCCATCGACGAGGCGCTGGCCGGCTACTGCACCGAGATCCAGGTCACCATCCACACCGACAACTCGATCTCGATCGTCGACAACGGCCGCGGCATCCCGCCCGACGTCAAGTTCGACGACAAGCACGAGCCCAAGCGCAGCGCGGCCGAGATCGCCATGACCGAGCTGCACGCCGGCGGCAAGTTCAACCAGAACAGCTACAAGGTCTCCGGCGGCCTGCACGGCGTGGGCGTGTCCTGCGTCAACGCGCTGTCCAAGTGGCTGCGCCTGACCGTGCGCCGCGACGGCAAGGTCCACCTGCTCGAGTTCGCCCAGGGCGCGGTGCAGAACCGCCTGGTCGAGAGCGCCACCGGCACCGACGGCCAGCCGGTCGAAGTCTCGCCGATGAAGGTGACCGGCGCCACCGACAAGCGTGGCACCGAGGTGCACTTCCTCGCCGACGAGGCCATCTTCACCAACGTCGAGTTCCACTACGAGGTGCTGTCCAAGCGCATCCGCGAGCTCTCCTTCCTCAACAACGGTGTGCACATCCGGCTGACCGACCAGCGCACCGGCAAGGAAGAGGACTTCGCCTTCTCGGGCGGGGTCAAGGGCTTCGTCGAGTACATCAACCGCGCCAAGACCACGCTGCACCCGACCATCTTCTACGCCAATGCCGAGAAGGACGGCATCGCGGTGGAAGTGGCCATGCAGTGGAACGACGGCTACAACGAGCAGGTGCTCTGCTTCACCAACAACATTCCGCAGCGCGATGGCGGCACCCACCTGACCGGCCTGCGCGCGGCGATGACGCGCGTCATCAACAAGTACATCGAAGAGAACGAGATCGCCAAGAAGGCCAAGGTCGAGACCACCGGCGACGACATGCGCGAAGGCCTGGCCTGCGTGCTGTCGGTCAAGGTGCCCGAGCCCAAGTTCAGCTCGCAGACCAAGGACAAGCTGGTCTCGTCCGAAGTGCGCCTGCCGGTGGAAGAGCTGGTCTCCAAGGCGCTGACCGACTTCCTGCTGGAAACGCCGGCCGACGCCAAGATCATCTGCAGCAAGATCGTCGACTCGGCGCGCGCGCGCGAAGCCGCGCGCAAGGCGCGCGAGATGACGCGCCGCAAGGGCGTGCTGGACGGCATCGGCCTGCCCGGCAAGCTGGCCGACTGCCAGGAGAAGGACCCGGCCATGTCCGAACTGTTCCTGGTCGAGGGTGACTCCGCAGGCGGCTCCGCCAAGCAGGGCCGCGACCGGAAGTTCCAGGCCATCCTGCCGCTCAAGGGCAAGATCCTCAACGTCGAGCGCGCCCGCTTCGACAAGATGCTGTCGAGCCAGGAAGTGCTGACGCTGATCACCGCGCTCGGCACCGGCATCGGCAAGGACGACTACAACCTCGACAAGCTGCGCTACCACCGCATCATCATCATGACCGATGCGGACGTCGACGGCTCGCACATCCGCACGCTGCTGCTGACCTTCTTCTACCGCCAGATGCCCGACATCATCGAGCGCGGCTACGTCTACATCGCGCAGCCGCCGCTGTACAAGGTCAAGCACGGCAAGGAAGAGCGCTACATCAAGGACGACACCGAGCTCAACGCCTACATGCTGCGCCTGGCGCTGGAGAAGGCCGCCCTGGCGCGCCCCGACGGCAGCGAGATCAGCGGCGAAGCGCTGGGTGAACTGGCCCGCCAGTACCAGCTCGCCGAAGGCGTGATCGGCCGCCTGTCGCGCATCGTCGACAGCGACGCGCTGCGCGCCATCGCCGACGGCATCACGCTCGACCTCGACAGCGCCGCCGCCGCCGAGGCCTCCGCCGTGGCGCTCAAGGCCAAGCTCGCCGAGATGCACGCCAAGACGCTCAGCGGCGCCGCCGTCAACAACGATGGCACCGCCGACGTCTACGCCCAGTTCGACGAGAAGACCGACAAGCACCGCCTGATGATCGCGCGCCGCCAGCACGGCAACGTGCGCCTGTCGCACCTGGACGCCGACTTCGTCCACGGCGCCGACTACGCCGCGCTGGCCAAGGCCGCCCAGACCTTCCAGGGCCTGATCCCCGACGGCACCAAGGTGCGCCGCGGCGAGGGCGACAAGCAGCGCGACCAGACCGTGGGCGACTTCCACGCCGCCATGACCTGGCTGCTGTCCGAAGCCGAACGCGGCGTCTCGCGCCAGCGCTACAAGGGCCTGGGCGAGATGAACCCCGAGCAGCTCTACGAAACCACGCTGGACGTGACTCAGCGCCGCCTGCTCAAGGTGCAGATCGAAGACGCCATCGCGGCCGACCAGATCTTCACCACGCTGATGGGCGACGAGGTGGAACCGCGCCGCAACTTCATCGAGAGCAATGCGCTGGTGGCGCGGAATATCGACGTTTGA
- the dnaA gene encoding chromosomal replication initiator protein DnaA produces the protein MQDFWQAAAAQLERELTPQQFKTWIKPLAPVAFDEEAHTLRIAAPNRFKLDWVKSQFASRITALACEYWEADVSVHFVLDPTASGRAAAYAQANGLAGTHLVPPAGVPGGGYPGAAPVQPGQMQAGMPGGQYPAGGPGFAPGAQPFGQGGQGGHPAGAAGFGGGAYPAGMGGAVGHGAMNPMGGMGGMGGAAMADIDVAQMDPAEAAARSYRVPAQPGGAGMGGMGPGGAGMGGAQQPSDTVHERSRLNPILTFDNFVTGKANQLARAAAIQVANNPGKSYNPLYLYGGVGLGKTHLIHAIGNFMLMENPRARIRYIHAEQYVSDVVKAYQRKAFDEFKRYYHSLDLLLIDDIQFFSGKNRTQEEFFYAFEALIANRAQVIITSDTYPKEITGIDDRLISRFDSGLTVAIEPPELEMRVAILMKKAAAENVSVPEEVAFFVAKHLRSNVRELEGALRKILAFSNFHGKDITIEVTREALKDLLTVQNRQISVENIQKTCADFYNIKVADMYSKKRPANIARPRQIAMYLAKELTQKSLPEIGELFGGRDHTTVLHAVRKIADERSKDAQLNHELHVLEQTLKG, from the coding sequence ATGCAAGATTTCTGGCAGGCGGCAGCCGCGCAACTCGAGCGCGAACTGACGCCGCAACAATTCAAGACCTGGATCAAGCCGCTGGCGCCGGTCGCCTTCGACGAGGAGGCGCACACGCTGCGCATCGCCGCGCCCAACCGCTTCAAGCTGGATTGGGTCAAGAGCCAGTTCGCCAGCCGCATCACGGCACTCGCCTGCGAGTACTGGGAGGCGGATGTGAGCGTGCACTTCGTGCTCGACCCCACGGCCTCGGGGCGGGCGGCGGCGTACGCGCAGGCGAACGGCCTGGCCGGCACGCACCTGGTACCGCCGGCGGGCGTGCCGGGCGGTGGCTATCCGGGCGCGGCGCCGGTCCAGCCCGGCCAGATGCAGGCGGGCATGCCGGGCGGCCAGTACCCGGCAGGCGGCCCCGGCTTCGCCCCGGGCGCGCAGCCGTTCGGCCAGGGCGGCCAGGGTGGCCATCCGGCCGGCGCAGCCGGCTTCGGCGGCGGCGCCTACCCCGCCGGCATGGGCGGGGCGGTCGGCCATGGCGCCATGAACCCGATGGGCGGCATGGGCGGCATGGGCGGTGCGGCCATGGCCGATATCGACGTGGCCCAGATGGACCCGGCGGAGGCCGCCGCGCGTTCCTACCGCGTGCCGGCCCAGCCGGGCGGCGCGGGCATGGGCGGCATGGGGCCCGGTGGCGCCGGCATGGGCGGCGCCCAGCAGCCGTCGGACACCGTGCACGAGCGCTCGCGCCTGAATCCCATCCTGACCTTCGACAACTTCGTCACCGGTAAGGCCAACCAGCTCGCGCGCGCCGCTGCCATCCAGGTGGCCAACAACCCGGGCAAGTCCTACAACCCGCTGTATCTCTATGGCGGCGTGGGCCTGGGCAAGACCCACCTGATCCACGCCATCGGCAACTTCATGCTGATGGAGAACCCGCGCGCGCGCATCCGCTACATCCACGCCGAGCAGTACGTCTCCGACGTGGTCAAGGCCTACCAGCGCAAGGCCTTCGACGAGTTCAAGCGCTACTACCACTCGCTCGACCTGCTGCTGATCGACGATATCCAGTTCTTCTCGGGCAAGAACCGCACGCAGGAAGAGTTCTTCTACGCCTTCGAGGCCCTGATCGCCAACCGGGCGCAGGTGATCATCACCAGCGATACCTATCCCAAGGAGATCACCGGCATCGACGATCGCCTGATCTCGCGCTTCGACTCCGGGCTGACCGTGGCCATCGAGCCGCCCGAGCTGGAGATGCGCGTGGCGATCCTGATGAAGAAGGCCGCCGCCGAGAACGTCAGCGTGCCGGAGGAGGTCGCCTTCTTCGTCGCCAAGCACCTGCGCTCCAACGTGCGCGAGCTGGAAGGCGCGCTGCGCAAGATCCTGGCCTTCTCCAACTTCCATGGCAAGGACATCACCATCGAGGTCACGCGCGAGGCGCTCAAGGACCTGCTGACGGTGCAGAACCGCCAGATCTCGGTGGAGAACATCCAGAAGACCTGCGCGGACTTCTACAACATCAAGGTCGCGGACATGTACAGCAAGAAGCGGCCCGCCAATATCGCGCGGCCGCGCCAGATCGCCATGTACCTGGCCAAGGAACTGACGCAGAAGAGCCTGCCCGAGATCGGCGAGCTGTTCGGCGGGCGCGATCACACCACCGTGCTGCACGCGGTGCGCAAGATCGCCGACGAGCGCAGCAAGGACGCGCAGCTCAACCACGAGCTGCACGTGCTGGAGCAGACGCTGAAGGGCTGA
- a CDS encoding MarR family winged helix-turn-helix transcriptional regulator has product MDTQDTPLKLPATAQLLDHQFCFSVYATSLALNKLYRKLLRPLGLTYPQYLVMLVLWEQDEVTVSDIGARLNLDSATLTPLLKRLEAQGLLKRARAAADERQVIVSLTEAGRAMKAPARQVPESLLCASACSIDELVTLKRELDTLRERFAKEAMQP; this is encoded by the coding sequence ATGGATACGCAAGACACCCCGCTCAAGCTGCCGGCGACGGCGCAACTGCTGGACCACCAGTTCTGCTTCTCGGTGTACGCCACCTCGCTCGCCTTGAACAAGCTGTATCGCAAGCTGCTGCGTCCGTTAGGACTGACTTACCCGCAATACCTTGTGATGCTGGTGTTGTGGGAGCAGGACGAGGTGACGGTCTCCGATATCGGCGCCCGCCTGAACCTCGATTCGGCCACCCTGACGCCCCTGCTCAAGCGGCTCGAAGCGCAGGGCTTGCTGAAACGGGCACGCGCCGCGGCCGACGAACGGCAGGTGATCGTCAGCCTGACCGAAGCGGGCCGGGCGATGAAGGCGCCGGCGCGGCAGGTACCGGAATCGCTGCTGTGCGCCTCGGCCTGCAGCATCGATGAGCTGGTCACGCTGAAGCGGGAGCTGGACACGCTGCGTGAACGCTTCGCCAAGGAGGCGATGCAACCTTAG
- the yidC gene encoding membrane protein insertase YidC has translation MDIKRTILWVIFAMSLVLLYDNWQRATGHPSMFFPSANQQQAAASGQAANAATQGDVPKAAGASAAAAPAAAPQAAAQPAGEQIVVTTDEVRATIDTAGGILSRLELLNQYEKDGKPVVLFERDSARTYVARSGLIGGDLPNHTTVFTAAPGPRTLGSADTLEVALTADKGGIKLVKTYIFRKGSYVVDTRFAVTNDGTQAISPTLYLELVRDGSKIEQSQFYSTFTGPAVYSDANKYHKIKFEDIAKGKADVPAAADNGWVAMVQHYFASAWIPQTGKQHSFYVEAIDANLFRVGIQQPLGQIAPGATVTTDARLFAGPQEERMLEKITPGLELVKDYGWLTVLAKPIFWLLEKLHGFLGNWGWSIILLTVLIKLVFFPLSAASYRSMGKMKDLQPRMTAIRERHKGDPQKMNQEMMALYRTEKVNPLGGCLPIVIQIPVFIALYWVLLSSVEMRGAPWLGWIHDLSVPDPFYILPIVMAVSMFVQTKLNPTPPDPVQAKVMMVMPLVFSFMFFFFPAGLVLYWVVNNVLSIAQQWQINRMLGKGRAAAAAKS, from the coding sequence ATGGATATCAAACGCACCATACTGTGGGTCATCTTCGCGATGTCCCTCGTGCTGCTCTACGACAACTGGCAGCGCGCCACGGGTCATCCGTCGATGTTCTTCCCGAGCGCCAACCAGCAGCAGGCAGCCGCTTCGGGCCAGGCCGCCAACGCGGCCACCCAGGGCGACGTGCCCAAGGCCGCCGGCGCCTCCGCGGCGGCCGCGCCCGCTGCCGCGCCGCAGGCCGCGGCCCAGCCCGCCGGCGAGCAGATCGTGGTGACCACCGATGAGGTGCGTGCCACCATCGACACCGCGGGCGGCATCCTGTCGCGCCTGGAACTGCTGAACCAGTATGAGAAGGACGGCAAGCCGGTGGTGCTGTTCGAACGCGACAGCGCGCGCACCTACGTGGCCCGCTCGGGCCTGATCGGCGGCGACCTGCCGAACCACACCACGGTGTTCACGGCCGCTCCCGGCCCGCGCACCCTCGGCAGCGCGGACACGCTGGAAGTGGCGCTGACGGCCGACAAGGGCGGCATCAAGCTGGTCAAGACGTACATCTTCCGCAAGGGCAGCTACGTCGTCGACACGCGCTTCGCGGTGACCAACGACGGCACCCAGGCGATCTCGCCGACGCTGTACCTGGAACTGGTGCGCGACGGCAGCAAGATCGAGCAGTCGCAGTTCTACAGCACCTTCACCGGTCCGGCGGTCTACAGCGACGCGAACAAGTACCACAAGATCAAGTTCGAGGACATCGCCAAGGGCAAGGCCGACGTGCCGGCCGCGGCCGACAACGGCTGGGTGGCGATGGTGCAGCACTACTTCGCCTCGGCCTGGATCCCGCAGACCGGCAAGCAGCACAGCTTCTACGTGGAAGCGATCGACGCCAACCTGTTCCGCGTGGGCATCCAGCAGCCGCTGGGCCAGATCGCGCCGGGCGCCACGGTGACCACCGATGCGCGCCTGTTCGCCGGCCCGCAGGAAGAGCGCATGCTGGAGAAGATCACCCCGGGCCTGGAGCTGGTGAAGGACTACGGCTGGCTGACCGTGCTGGCCAAGCCGATCTTCTGGCTGCTGGAGAAGCTGCATGGCTTCCTCGGCAACTGGGGCTGGTCGATCATCCTGCTGACGGTGCTGATCAAGCTGGTGTTCTTCCCGCTGTCGGCCGCGAGCTACCGCTCGATGGGCAAGATGAAGGACCTGCAGCCGCGCATGACGGCCATCCGCGAGCGCCACAAGGGCGATCCGCAGAAGATGAACCAGGAGATGATGGCGCTGTACCGCACCGAGAAGGTCAACCCGCTCGGCGGCTGCCTGCCCATCGTGATCCAGATCCCGGTGTTCATCGCGCTGTACTGGGTGCTGCTGTCGTCGGTGGAAATGCGCGGCGCGCCGTGGCTGGGCTGGATCCATGACCTGTCGGTGCCGGATCCGTTCTACATCCTGCCGATCGTGATGGCCGTGTCGATGTTCGTGCAGACCAAGCTGAACCCGACCCCGCCGGACCCCGTGCAGGCCAAGGTCATGATGGTCATGCCGCTGGTGTTCTCCTTCATGTTCTTCTTCTTCCCGGCCGGCCTGGTGCTGTACTGGGTGGTGAACAACGTGCTGTCGATCGCCCAGCAGTGGCAGATCAACCGCATGCTCGGCAAGGGCAGGGCCGCGGCGGCAGCCAAGAGCTGA
- the rpmH gene encoding 50S ribosomal protein L34, producing the protein MKRTYQPSVTRRKRTHGFRVRMKTRGGRAVINARRAKGRKRLAV; encoded by the coding sequence ATGAAACGTACCTACCAACCTTCCGTTACCCGCCGCAAGCGTACCCATGGTTTCCGTGTGCGCATGAAGACCCGTGGCGGCCGTGCCGTCATCAACGCGCGTCGCGCCAAGGGCCGCAAGCGCCTGGCAGTCTAA
- the tam gene encoding trans-aconitate 2-methyltransferase, which yields MSWSARQYVAFEDERTRPVRDLLAAVPTQDVRRAVDLGCGPGNSTEVLMQRFPGAEVAGVDNSDDMIAAARQRLPQVPFTLAGIEDWQPAAPVDVILANAVLQWVPDHRKVLPELIGKLAPGGSLAVQMPDSLDEPAHRLMREVAAAGPWAAKLADAANARTGLFTPTEYYAMLRPHAARVDVWLTVYHHPLAAGPAAIVEWFKGSGLRPFVQALDEAERADYLARYQDAVAQAYPTLPDGSVLLPFPRLFIVATR from the coding sequence ATGAGCTGGTCTGCCAGACAATACGTGGCGTTCGAGGATGAACGCACCCGCCCGGTACGGGATCTGCTGGCGGCAGTGCCGACGCAGGACGTGCGGCGCGCCGTCGACCTGGGCTGCGGCCCCGGCAATTCCACCGAGGTGCTGATGCAGCGCTTTCCCGGCGCGGAGGTCGCCGGTGTGGATAACTCCGACGACATGATCGCGGCGGCGCGCCAGCGCCTGCCCCAGGTACCGTTCACCCTGGCCGGCATCGAGGACTGGCAGCCGGCTGCGCCGGTCGACGTGATCCTGGCCAACGCCGTGCTGCAGTGGGTGCCGGACCATCGCAAGGTGCTGCCGGAACTGATCGGCAAGCTCGCCCCAGGCGGCAGCCTGGCGGTGCAGATGCCCGACTCGCTCGACGAACCCGCCCACCGGCTGATGCGCGAGGTGGCCGCCGCCGGCCCCTGGGCGGCCAAGCTGGCGGATGCCGCCAATGCCCGCACCGGCCTGTTCACGCCGACCGAGTACTACGCCATGCTGCGTCCGCATGCGGCGCGCGTGGACGTGTGGCTGACGGTCTACCACCACCCGCTGGCGGCGGGGCCTGCGGCCATCGTGGAATGGTTCAAGGGCAGCGGCCTGCGCCCCTTCGTGCAGGCCCTCGACGAGGCCGAGCGCGCCGACTACCTGGCGCGCTACCAGGACGCCGTGGCGCAGGCCTACCCGACGCTGCCCGACGGCTCGGTGCTGCTGCCCTTCCCGCGCCTGTTCATCGTCGCGACCCGCTGA
- a CDS encoding LysR substrate-binding domain-containing protein — MPAVLRAFRARMPGVAVALEEAGTVELADAVLHERLDAAFVRSPAGGLPDLLLDPVLDEPMLAALPAHHPLAADAGSAAAPLPLTALEREPFILYRRPTGPGLYDSILAACRAAGFSPLVAQEAPRLPATLSLVAAGLGVSVVPASMRRLGGEDIVYRDLDCPALSAPLHLALRRGNPSPALARLRELVRELAAAQAGTVQTPR; from the coding sequence GTGCCGGCGGTGCTGCGCGCCTTCCGCGCGCGCATGCCGGGCGTGGCGGTGGCGCTGGAGGAGGCCGGCACCGTCGAGCTGGCCGACGCGGTGCTGCACGAGCGGCTCGATGCCGCCTTCGTGCGCTCCCCGGCGGGCGGCCTGCCCGACCTGCTGCTCGATCCGGTGCTCGACGAGCCCATGCTGGCCGCCTTGCCCGCCCATCACCCGCTGGCGGCCGATGCCGGCAGTGCGGCCGCGCCGCTGCCGCTGACCGCGTTGGAGCGCGAGCCCTTCATCCTGTACCGGCGCCCGACCGGCCCCGGCCTCTACGACAGCATCCTCGCCGCCTGCCGCGCGGCCGGCTTCAGCCCGCTGGTGGCGCAGGAAGCGCCGCGCCTGCCGGCCACGCTCAGCCTGGTGGCCGCCGGGCTCGGGGTGTCGGTAGTGCCCGCTTCGATGCGCCGGCTGGGCGGGGAGGACATCGTCTACCGCGACCTGGACTGCCCCGCGCTGTCCGCCCCGCTGCACCTGGCGCTGCGGCGGGGCAATCCGTCGCCTGCGCTGGCGCGGCTGCGGGAGCTGGTGCGGGAGTTGGCGGCGGCGCAAGCGGGCACGGTCCAGACGCCCCGCTGA
- the yidD gene encoding membrane protein insertion efficiency factor YidD, whose amino-acid sequence MKRLLLALLRVYKIALSPFFGSQCRFLPTCSDYAREAIERHGAGRGSWMAARRLCRCHPFAQGGYDPVPGVMPEASASEPAARITVRLPRP is encoded by the coding sequence ATGAAGCGACTCCTGCTAGCCCTGCTGCGCGTCTACAAGATCGCCCTGAGCCCGTTTTTCGGCTCGCAGTGCCGCTTCCTGCCGACCTGTTCCGACTACGCCCGCGAGGCGATCGAACGCCACGGCGCCGGCCGCGGCAGCTGGATGGCTGCCCGCCGGCTCTGCCGTTGTCATCCGTTCGCACAGGGCGGGTATGATCCCGTGCCTGGCGTCATGCCCGAAGCGAGCGCCTCCGAGCCGGCGGCGCGCATCACCGTCCGGCTGCCCCGACCCTGA